The Hymenobacter sp. DG01 genome has a segment encoding these proteins:
- a CDS encoding RNA polymerase sigma factor, whose amino-acid sequence MNSLTDNSLMLQVKAGQVEKMGLLFERYHRPLFAFFYHSSGNATASEDLVQNVFYRMLKYRHTFTGEGEFRTWMYHLARNVLADAAQKNKASLHHQDVADWAEKIAGGPSADGSLQQAQDVALLHRAMARLSPDQREVLVLSRFQELKYEQIAQLLDTTVGAVKVRAHRALCHLKDIYFKLENGSKVREL is encoded by the coding sequence TTGAACTCGCTTACTGACAACTCGCTCATGCTGCAAGTGAAGGCCGGCCAAGTCGAGAAGATGGGCCTGCTGTTCGAGCGGTATCACCGGCCGCTGTTTGCGTTTTTCTACCACTCCAGCGGCAACGCCACGGCCAGCGAAGACCTGGTCCAGAATGTATTCTACCGGATGCTGAAGTACCGCCACACCTTCACGGGGGAGGGCGAATTCCGGACCTGGATGTACCACCTGGCGCGCAACGTGCTGGCCGATGCCGCTCAGAAAAACAAGGCCTCGCTCCACCACCAGGACGTAGCCGACTGGGCCGAGAAAATTGCCGGAGGCCCCAGCGCCGACGGCAGCCTTCAGCAGGCCCAGGATGTAGCCCTGCTCCACCGGGCCATGGCCCGGCTCAGCCCCGACCAGCGCGAGGTACTGGTGCTGAGCCGCTTTCAGGAGCTGAAATACGAGCAGATAGCGCAGCTGCTCGATACTACGGTGGGGGCCGTGAAGGTGCGCGCGCACCGGGCCCTCTGCCACCTCAAGGATATTTATTTCAAACTGGAAAATGGAAGCAAAGTTCGTGAACTGTGA
- a CDS encoding DUF294 nucleotidyltransferase-like domain-containing protein gives MDNRLAFLRTVAPFNLLPDDVLEGVLGLLEEVQHPRETLLYQQDTSKVRSLDIIVEGGYETFFFDSEQHKRLPEVYGPGTCYGGMSILLNKKRSLRTVMVQKGTRVLRLPRRDFRALCQAYKPFFHYFTARYGERMLNEEFAHFVKPVNPPEQNFLVADQLFSRRISTLEARELVTCPAGEPIFEAARRMAAAKVSCLFVTDAATGAIRGYCTDITLRDSVIARCLDARRPLGEVAATPLVSISREAFVYEAILRMFQTKTRYLLVEQDGEYVGFLSRNKLLSDLAQSPFMFIQAVKLAQGTQELKRRWEMVPDIVNQLLSRGVKADIVNQVISTVADTIALKVIENVLAELGPAPAKFVFMVLGSEGRKEQTLLTDQDNAIIYEDKANEQRELVREYFLRFATAVSDQLNHIGLHFCSGGFMAKNPKWTHSLSHWKRNYQQWMSESNPEMVMQFATFFDCRYLYGEASLMHELQDFLSQELAQPLERFLFFMAKNALQYEPPLTFFRNIRTFAQGDQQVFDLKKTMAPIVDLVRVYALKNQIFLTNTGERLAQLRERGVFTEKEYQELLQAYYYLMGMRLQKQARQIINDRTTPSNYIDPTTLTQVEQVTLKEIFKVISDFQLKIKVSFTKSL, from the coding sequence ATGGATAACCGCCTGGCTTTTCTGCGTACCGTTGCCCCGTTCAATCTGCTGCCCGACGATGTGCTGGAAGGCGTGCTGGGGCTGCTGGAGGAAGTACAGCATCCGCGCGAAACCCTGCTCTACCAACAGGATACCTCCAAGGTGCGCAGCCTCGATATTATTGTGGAAGGCGGCTACGAAACGTTTTTCTTCGATAGTGAGCAGCACAAGCGCCTGCCCGAGGTATATGGCCCCGGCACCTGCTACGGGGGCATGTCCATCCTGCTGAATAAAAAACGCTCGTTACGCACGGTAATGGTGCAGAAGGGAACCCGCGTGCTACGCCTGCCCCGCCGCGACTTCCGGGCGTTGTGCCAGGCCTACAAGCCCTTTTTTCATTATTTCACGGCCCGCTACGGGGAGCGGATGCTCAACGAGGAGTTTGCCCACTTCGTGAAGCCGGTGAATCCGCCCGAGCAAAACTTTCTGGTGGCCGACCAGCTGTTTTCGCGCCGCATCAGCACCCTGGAGGCGCGGGAGCTGGTTACCTGCCCCGCCGGGGAGCCCATCTTCGAGGCGGCCCGCCGCATGGCCGCCGCCAAGGTCAGCTGCCTGTTCGTGACCGACGCCGCTACGGGCGCCATCCGGGGCTACTGCACCGATATTACCCTGCGCGACTCCGTCATTGCCCGCTGCCTTGATGCCCGGCGGCCGTTAGGGGAGGTAGCCGCCACGCCGCTGGTGTCCATTTCCCGCGAGGCCTTCGTGTACGAAGCCATTCTGCGCATGTTCCAGACCAAAACCCGCTACCTGCTGGTGGAGCAGGACGGGGAGTACGTGGGCTTTCTGAGCCGTAACAAGCTGCTCAGCGACCTGGCCCAGTCGCCGTTTATGTTTATCCAGGCCGTGAAGCTGGCCCAGGGCACCCAAGAGTTGAAGCGGCGCTGGGAAATGGTGCCCGACATCGTGAACCAGCTGCTGAGCCGCGGGGTAAAGGCCGACATCGTGAACCAGGTCATCAGTACCGTAGCCGATACCATTGCCCTGAAGGTGATTGAGAATGTGCTGGCCGAGCTGGGCCCGGCCCCGGCCAAGTTTGTGTTCATGGTGCTGGGTAGCGAAGGCCGCAAGGAGCAAACCCTGCTCACCGACCAGGACAACGCCATCATTTACGAGGACAAAGCCAACGAGCAGCGCGAGCTGGTGCGCGAGTACTTCCTGCGCTTCGCCACGGCCGTGTCCGACCAGTTGAACCACATCGGGCTGCACTTCTGCTCGGGGGGCTTCATGGCCAAAAATCCCAAATGGACCCACTCCCTTTCGCACTGGAAGCGCAACTACCAGCAGTGGATGAGCGAGTCGAACCCGGAAATGGTAATGCAGTTCGCTACCTTTTTCGACTGCCGCTACCTCTACGGCGAGGCCAGCCTGATGCACGAGCTGCAGGATTTCCTGAGCCAGGAGCTGGCCCAGCCCCTGGAGCGCTTCCTGTTTTTTATGGCCAAAAATGCCCTGCAGTACGAGCCCCCGCTCACCTTCTTCCGCAACATCCGCACCTTCGCCCAGGGCGACCAGCAGGTGTTCGACCTGAAGAAAACCATGGCGCCCATTGTGGACCTGGTGCGGGTGTACGCCCTCAAAAACCAGATTTTCCTGACCAACACCGGCGAGCGGCTGGCCCAGCTGCGGGAGCGGGGCGTGTTCACGGAGAAAGAATACCAGGAGCTGCTGCAGGCCTACTACTACCTCATGGGCATGCGCCTGCAGAAGCAGGCCCGCCAGATCATCAACGACCGTACTACCCCCAGCAACTACATTGACCCTACTACCCTCACGCAGGTGGAGCAGGTCACGCTCAAGGAAATCTTTAAGGTCATCAGCGACTTCCAGCTGAAAATAAAAGTCAGCTTTACCAAGTCGCTGTAA
- a CDS encoding DUF4097 family beta strand repeat-containing protein, whose amino-acid sequence MNKILFRALFALFVLAWARPLAAQQASKEQLTVALSAPGKPGMLHLKLVGGSIRVEGTSGKDVVIDVATRGSRREASSSDEAAPAGMRRLSKGSGLEVTAQEKDNHVYVRTQSWQQPVDFVIKVPRQFSLQLGTVNEGNITVQNVTGELEISNVNGSIRLEDVAGSAVLNTVNGEVVATFRDITTGAPMAFSSVNGKIDVTLPAKAKAALKLKSDRGDIYSDFDLAVDNSAPKVTRTAKDGTYRVSQESWTSGRINGGGAELLMKTLNGNIYIRKAK is encoded by the coding sequence ATGAACAAGATACTTTTTCGTGCCCTGTTTGCCCTGTTCGTGCTGGCCTGGGCCCGGCCCCTGGCGGCCCAGCAAGCCAGCAAAGAACAACTTACAGTTGCCCTTAGCGCGCCCGGCAAACCCGGTATGCTGCACCTGAAACTGGTGGGGGGCTCCATTCGGGTGGAGGGCACCAGTGGGAAAGACGTGGTCATTGACGTGGCCACCCGCGGCAGCCGCCGCGAAGCCAGCTCGTCGGACGAGGCCGCTCCGGCCGGTATGCGACGCCTCTCTAAGGGAAGTGGCCTGGAGGTAACGGCGCAGGAAAAAGACAACCACGTGTACGTCCGGACCCAATCGTGGCAGCAGCCGGTGGATTTCGTTATCAAAGTGCCCCGCCAGTTTTCCCTGCAGCTGGGCACGGTAAACGAGGGCAACATTACGGTGCAGAACGTGACCGGGGAGCTGGAAATCTCCAACGTGAATGGCTCCATCCGCCTCGAAGACGTAGCCGGCTCGGCCGTGCTGAACACCGTTAATGGCGAGGTGGTAGCCACCTTCCGCGACATCACCACCGGAGCGCCCATGGCCTTTTCCAGCGTAAACGGCAAGATTGACGTGACCCTGCCGGCCAAAGCCAAAGCGGCGCTGAAGCTGAAATCGGACCGGGGCGACATCTACAGCGACTTTGACCTGGCCGTGGACAACAGCGCCCCCAAAGTAACCCGCACCGCCAAAGACGGCACCTACCGCGTGAGCCAGGAAAGCTGGACCAGCGGCCGGATTAACGGCGGCGGCGCCGAGCTGCTGATGAAAACGCTCAACGGCAACATCTACATCCGCAAAGCCAAGTGA
- a CDS encoding zf-HC2 domain-containing protein, with protein MEAKFVNCEGVQEELMDWLAGTLPPAQRQTVEAHLAECPGCQQELAAVQSLWSTMGQLPVPEPSEQLRPTFYAMLADFQATEQRRQRWSVAGVLERIRAWWQPAYGLRLAYSLALLLVGLVAGYGLKGRPDAAGMGAGQPVAASEPAAAGPEAQPTQVLALLSNPSAVQRLRAVSYAEEVAPTNERVVAALLSTLNQDPNVNVRLASLEVLAGLSHDPVVRQGLVRSLPRQDSPLVQSALADVMVRLQERRSVRPLRKLLQQDNLNEQVKDKIEQSIETLSGDQAPPPSTSSTNHETRTLT; from the coding sequence ATGGAAGCAAAGTTCGTGAACTGTGAAGGCGTGCAGGAGGAGTTGATGGACTGGCTGGCCGGCACCCTACCCCCCGCCCAACGCCAAACCGTGGAAGCTCACCTGGCGGAGTGCCCAGGCTGCCAGCAGGAGCTAGCGGCCGTGCAAAGCCTCTGGTCAACCATGGGCCAACTCCCCGTGCCCGAGCCCAGCGAGCAGCTACGGCCCACCTTTTACGCCATGCTGGCTGATTTTCAGGCAACTGAACAGCGCCGGCAGCGGTGGTCGGTGGCGGGCGTATTGGAGCGCATCAGGGCGTGGTGGCAGCCCGCTTATGGCCTGCGGCTGGCCTACAGCCTGGCCTTGCTGCTGGTAGGTCTGGTTGCCGGCTATGGGCTGAAGGGCCGCCCCGATGCTGCCGGCATGGGGGCCGGGCAACCCGTGGCTGCTTCTGAGCCCGCTGCGGCCGGCCCGGAGGCCCAGCCCACCCAGGTACTGGCCCTGCTCAGCAACCCCTCGGCCGTGCAGCGCCTGCGGGCTGTGAGCTACGCCGAGGAAGTAGCGCCCACCAATGAGCGGGTGGTAGCGGCTCTGTTGAGCACTCTGAATCAGGACCCCAACGTGAACGTGCGGTTGGCCTCCCTGGAGGTGCTGGCCGGCCTCAGCCACGACCCCGTGGTGCGCCAGGGCCTGGTCCGGTCCCTGCCCCGGCAGGACTCGCCCCTGGTGCAGTCGGCCCTGGCCGATGTGATGGTGCGGCTACAGGAGCGCCGCTCGGTGCGCCCCCTGCGCAAGCTGCTGCAGCAAGACAACCTGAACGAGCAGGTGAAAGATAAAATTGAGCAAAGCATTGAAACGCTGTCCGGCGACCAAGCGCCTCCACCCTCAACTTCCTCCACAAATCATGAAACCCGCACGCTTACTTAG
- a CDS encoding 3'-5' exonuclease: MAQEYLLFLDTETTGLPRRWDRPYAEEKEWPCIAQLAWVVYTTAGEWVKSDQDYLQIPAGRMPAAAIAIHGLTPEFLREHGQEPAAVLRRLLQDLETYHPRVVGHFLRFDFHVLGAAFSRAGLPNPLPGLPQFCTMKATWPPLSGAPHHRHLRLHELHELLFGRPMNRLHDAYLDAAATARCFFELQRRGLLPPAKLAGQLPLSVPGAPASLAALRWVGVVLGTALLFLLLWLAYG; encoded by the coding sequence ATGGCGCAGGAGTATCTGCTTTTCCTGGACACCGAAACCACCGGGCTGCCGCGGCGCTGGGACCGGCCCTATGCCGAGGAAAAGGAGTGGCCCTGCATTGCTCAGCTAGCCTGGGTAGTGTACACCACGGCGGGTGAGTGGGTGAAGTCGGACCAGGACTACCTGCAGATTCCGGCCGGGCGCATGCCGGCGGCCGCCATTGCCATTCACGGCCTCACGCCGGAATTTTTGCGGGAGCACGGCCAGGAGCCGGCCGCCGTGCTGCGGCGCTTGCTCCAAGATCTGGAAACGTATCATCCGCGCGTTGTTGGGCACTTTTTGCGGTTCGATTTTCACGTGCTGGGCGCTGCTTTCAGTCGGGCCGGCCTGCCCAATCCGCTGCCCGGCCTGCCCCAGTTCTGCACCATGAAGGCTACCTGGCCCCCCTTGTCCGGAGCTCCCCACCACCGGCACCTGCGCCTCCACGAGCTGCACGAACTGCTGTTCGGTAGGCCCATGAACCGCCTCCACGATGCCTACCTTGATGCCGCCGCCACGGCCCGCTGTTTTTTTGAGTTGCAGCGCCGGGGCCTGTTGCCGCCCGCCAAGCTCGCGGGGCAACTGCCCCTATCGGTGCCCGGTGCCCCGGCATCGTTGGCCGCCCTGCGGTGGGTAGGCGTAGTGCTGGGCACCGCCTTACTGTTTCTTTTACTCTGGCTTGCATATGGATAA
- a CDS encoding amidohydrolase yields MTVSTRRLLLSGALLLLMAALPAQAQKFTPQVQEFIKVNSPTVALTDAKVIDGTGRPAQLHQTVVLRQGRIVQVGPMKKVKVPTDAQVINCAGKTLIPGLVMLHEHLYYTMPTGSYFNIAQMPYSFPRLYLAGGATTIRTAGSIEPQTDLAIQRMVREGKLIGPEMDVTAPYMEEPALDIPALNTIKGPEDAAATTAFWANKGCTSFKMYMHATRADLAAVVREAHARQLKVTGHLCSITYREAAEIGIDNLEHGFMASSDFVPNKAPDVADYPAGRRSLLQLPVNSPEMKELMSFLISKKVALTSTLPVFEPYTGREVVLGGGLSALIPQLQERETLTWQQNQQKDSASVRLFKKEMAWKKQFYDAGGLLVAGTDPTGAGRTHCRLRQPPPD; encoded by the coding sequence AAGGTAAACAGCCCTACTGTGGCTCTCACTGATGCCAAGGTGATTGACGGCACCGGCCGGCCGGCTCAGCTGCACCAAACCGTGGTGCTCCGGCAGGGGCGCATTGTGCAAGTAGGCCCCATGAAAAAGGTGAAGGTGCCCACCGATGCGCAGGTAATAAACTGCGCTGGCAAAACCCTGATTCCGGGCCTGGTGATGCTGCACGAGCACCTGTACTACACTATGCCCACAGGCAGCTATTTCAACATTGCTCAGATGCCCTACTCCTTCCCGCGCCTGTATCTGGCCGGGGGAGCCACCACCATCCGCACGGCCGGCAGCATCGAGCCCCAGACCGACCTGGCTATTCAGCGTATGGTGCGGGAGGGCAAGCTCATCGGGCCGGAAATGGACGTAACGGCACCTTATATGGAGGAGCCCGCCCTCGATATTCCGGCCCTGAACACCATTAAAGGCCCCGAGGATGCGGCGGCTACTACCGCCTTCTGGGCCAATAAGGGCTGTACTTCCTTCAAGATGTACATGCACGCCACCCGCGCCGACTTGGCCGCCGTGGTGCGGGAGGCCCATGCCCGCCAGCTCAAGGTAACCGGCCACCTCTGCTCCATTACCTACCGGGAGGCAGCCGAAATCGGCATCGACAACCTGGAGCACGGCTTTATGGCCAGCTCTGATTTCGTGCCCAACAAAGCCCCCGACGTAGCCGACTACCCCGCCGGGCGCCGCTCGTTGCTGCAGCTGCCCGTCAACAGCCCGGAAATGAAGGAGCTGATGAGTTTCCTGATCAGCAAGAAGGTTGCCCTTACTTCTACCCTACCCGTGTTCGAGCCCTACACCGGCCGCGAAGTGGTGCTGGGCGGCGGCCTGAGCGCCCTGATTCCGCAGCTGCAGGAGCGCGAAACCCTTACCTGGCAGCAGAACCAGCAGAAGGACTCGGCCAGTGTGCGGCTGTTCAAGAAAGAAATGGCCTGGAAAAAGCAGTTTTACGATGCCGGCGGCCTGCTGGTAGCCGGCACCGACCCCACCGGCGCGGGCCGCACCCATTGCCGGCTACGCCAACCGCCGCCAGATTGA
- a CDS encoding amidohydrolase family protein produces MAGYANRRQIELLVEAGFTPVQAIKISTLNGAIYLGRDKEIGTIEAGKQADLVLIDGDPEKDIQQVRRMELVFKQGVGFDSMKLFDSMKGKVGLN; encoded by the coding sequence ATTGCCGGCTACGCCAACCGCCGCCAGATTGAGCTACTGGTAGAGGCCGGCTTTACGCCCGTGCAGGCCATCAAAATCAGCACCCTGAACGGGGCCATCTACCTGGGCCGCGACAAGGAAATCGGGACGATTGAGGCGGGCAAGCAGGCCGATCTGGTTTTGATTGACGGCGACCCGGAAAAGGATATTCAGCAGGTGCGCCGCATGGAGCTGGTCTTCAAGCAAGGGGTAGGGTTTGACTCCATGAAACTGTTTGACTCCATGAAAGGCAAGGTTGGGCTGAATTAA